The following coding sequences are from one uncultured Bacteroides sp. window:
- a CDS encoding DJ-1/PfpI family protein — MKQVYVYVFNTLADWEPAYITALINSKEFYKQGAEEVNMKTVAKSKDSVVTKGGMTVVPDCTIEEMVLNESTALLLPGGYTWENREEHEAILLKAKQLFEMNGTLAAICGATGALANEGLLNNRVHTSNAVEYLKMVAPTYTGEQLYKQDRAVADGNLVTASGAGALLWAKLIAEQLNIFSPKPLELWYLYHHTGDPKYIFELLQING, encoded by the coding sequence ATGAAACAAGTTTATGTATATGTGTTTAACACACTAGCTGACTGGGAACCGGCATATATCACCGCACTAATAAACTCAAAGGAATTCTATAAACAAGGTGCCGAAGAAGTAAACATGAAGACGGTAGCTAAATCGAAAGATTCTGTCGTAACTAAGGGTGGAATGACGGTAGTACCTGATTGTACTATTGAGGAAATGGTGCTGAATGAATCGACAGCTCTTTTATTACCGGGTGGGTATACTTGGGAAAATAGAGAGGAACATGAAGCAATACTGCTGAAAGCTAAACAGCTATTTGAGATGAATGGTACATTGGCTGCTATCTGTGGGGCTACGGGAGCTTTAGCTAATGAAGGACTATTGAATAATCGCGTACATACAAGCAACGCTGTGGAATATCTCAAAATGGTTGCTCCAACTTATACTGGAGAGCAGCTATACAAACAGGATAGAGCTGTAGCTGATGGCAATCTCGTTACCGCAAGTGGAGCCGGAGCCTTGCTATGGGCTAAACTGATTGCGGAACAATTGAATATCTTTTCGCCTAAACCATTGGAGTTATGGTATCTATATCATCACACGGGAGATCCTAAATATATCTTCGAACTTTTACAGATTAACGGATAG
- a CDS encoding HU family DNA-binding protein, with the protein MPLFYKSKKSTLASKDGKKKWYPILVKVGGMVSTQKIGELIAEKSSLTPGDVHNVVRNLMTVMREQLLNSRSIKLDGLGTFTIISQSRANGVEKEEDVNSAQITRLRVSFRPEYKRMPGKEGITRALYDGVEYARWGTSEKEETGDSGKTEDDKKDNGQSGNGEDPNA; encoded by the coding sequence ATGCCTTTATTTTACAAATCAAAGAAAAGTACACTAGCATCAAAAGACGGAAAGAAAAAGTGGTATCCCATTTTAGTTAAAGTAGGAGGAATGGTTAGTACTCAAAAGATTGGGGAACTGATAGCCGAGAAATCTTCTCTGACTCCGGGTGATGTGCATAATGTGGTGCGCAACTTGATGACGGTGATGCGTGAACAACTACTTAATAGTCGCTCGATAAAACTCGACGGACTGGGTACGTTTACAATCATCTCGCAATCTAGAGCTAATGGAGTAGAAAAAGAAGAGGATGTTAACTCCGCACAGATCACAAGATTACGAGTGAGCTTCAGACCGGAATATAAAAGAATGCCGGGTAAAGAAGGGATTACAAGGGCTCTCTATGACGGTGTGGAATATGCTCGCTGGGGAACATCTGAGAAAGAAGAAACGGGTGACAGTGGAAAGACTGAAGACGACAAAAAAGATAATGGTCAAAGTGGTAACGGGGAGGATCCTAACGCATGA
- a CDS encoding smalltalk protein → MNKSTWGTILKIVIAVATAIAGVFGTQSMM, encoded by the coding sequence ATGAACAAATCGACCTGGGGGACAATTCTCAAAATTGTCATCGCTGTGGCTACGGCCATAGCAGGAGTATTTGGTACTCAATCAATGATGTAG
- a CDS encoding GH92 family glycosyl hydrolase, whose translation MNKIKYLGFLLGMFSLLNACTPKSPASVAKTPVEYVDPLIGSGGHGHVFVGANVPFGLVQLGPTEPDRGWDWCSGYHYSDSVLTGFSHMHLSGTGIGDLGDISFLPTQGGSHAAYFNHADEEVSPGYYSVRMQPSDIKVALTATARAGFHCYIFPKQGVASIIINLKQGIGWDSWKDSKLKQENDTVVSGYRISTGWAKHQQVYFAAIFSKPIHSFVAVGDSIGTFSFDTDGPSDPIYVKVGLSAVSVENAKLNLKTEIGHKHFDAVASAARTAWNNELSKIQVFMLDEAAAKIFYTALYHTMIAPSVFCDVNGDYRGSDGQIHRNADFVNYTTFSLWDTYRAAHPLATLIHPERMKDYVQTMLAIFKQQGKLPVWHLMGNETDCMVGNPGISVLADLLLKGFVADKDKEIAFQAMKRSAMLNERSMNLLKEYGYIPYDKEPSNETTAKGLEYALADGCIAKVAQLLDKKQDYAYFHHRSESYRYYWDKKTHFMRGLSSTGKFSEPLMPFLTSPGKGDYTEGNAWQYVWLVPHDVHGLIHLFGGENNFISKLDSLFIVEGSLGEEAAPDISGLIGQYAHGNEPSHHIIYLYNYVGQPYKAAIRLREVMSTLYKDQPDGLCGNEDVAQMSAWYVLSALGIYQVDPAGGIYVFGSPIVNQAILNVGGGKTFKIIAHNNSSKNIYIQSIKLNNRSYTKSYITYQEIVAGGILEFEMGDSPSTFGAAQKDRP comes from the coding sequence ATGAATAAAATTAAATATTTAGGATTTTTGTTAGGGATGTTCTCCCTTCTCAATGCCTGCACCCCAAAATCACCGGCTTCTGTAGCCAAAACTCCCGTAGAATATGTCGACCCGTTGATTGGTTCCGGTGGACACGGACATGTATTCGTGGGTGCCAATGTTCCTTTTGGTCTTGTGCAACTAGGTCCTACTGAGCCCGACAGAGGGTGGGACTGGTGTTCCGGCTATCATTATAGCGATTCTGTGCTGACAGGTTTCAGTCACATGCATTTAAGTGGAACGGGCATAGGCGATTTAGGAGATATCTCTTTTCTCCCTACTCAGGGTGGTAGTCACGCTGCCTATTTTAATCATGCAGATGAAGAAGTCTCACCAGGCTACTACTCCGTTCGTATGCAGCCATCAGATATAAAAGTAGCACTTACAGCTACAGCCCGTGCAGGATTTCACTGTTACATCTTTCCTAAACAAGGTGTAGCATCAATAATCATTAATTTGAAGCAAGGCATTGGCTGGGATAGCTGGAAGGATAGCAAGCTGAAACAAGAAAATGATACGGTTGTTTCCGGCTATCGTATTTCCACAGGATGGGCCAAACACCAGCAAGTTTATTTTGCTGCTATCTTCTCCAAACCCATTCATTCTTTTGTTGCTGTGGGAGATTCCATCGGTACATTCTCTTTCGACACAGACGGACCATCAGATCCGATCTATGTCAAAGTAGGACTTTCAGCTGTGAGTGTGGAAAATGCAAAATTGAATTTGAAAACAGAAATTGGCCATAAGCATTTTGATGCCGTGGCATCTGCTGCCAGAACAGCGTGGAATAATGAACTCTCTAAGATACAAGTTTTCATGCTAGATGAGGCTGCTGCAAAGATATTTTATACTGCCTTATACCATACGATGATAGCTCCTTCCGTGTTTTGCGATGTCAATGGAGATTATAGAGGCAGTGATGGACAAATTCATCGGAATGCTGATTTTGTGAACTATACCACCTTTTCCTTGTGGGATACATATCGTGCAGCCCATCCTCTCGCTACACTCATTCATCCTGAACGGATGAAAGATTATGTTCAAACGATGCTCGCAATCTTTAAACAACAAGGAAAACTCCCCGTATGGCATCTTATGGGTAATGAGACCGATTGCATGGTGGGTAATCCCGGTATTTCGGTGCTTGCTGATCTTCTTCTGAAAGGCTTTGTAGCAGACAAAGATAAAGAAATCGCATTTCAGGCAATGAAACGTTCCGCTATGCTCAATGAACGTTCCATGAACTTATTGAAAGAGTATGGCTATATTCCTTACGACAAAGAGCCTAGCAATGAAACAACCGCTAAAGGACTCGAGTATGCCTTGGCAGACGGTTGCATTGCTAAAGTAGCCCAATTGTTAGATAAAAAGCAAGACTATGCCTATTTTCATCATCGCAGCGAGTCATATCGCTATTATTGGGATAAGAAAACACATTTCATGCGTGGCTTGTCGTCAACTGGAAAGTTTAGCGAACCACTAATGCCCTTTCTTACTAGTCCGGGTAAAGGTGACTATACAGAGGGCAATGCGTGGCAATATGTTTGGCTTGTCCCCCATGATGTACATGGCTTAATTCACTTGTTTGGTGGAGAAAATAATTTTATTTCGAAGCTAGACTCATTGTTCATTGTGGAGGGTAGTCTGGGAGAAGAAGCTGCTCCTGATATTTCCGGTTTGATAGGACAATATGCGCACGGCAATGAGCCTAGTCATCATATCATTTATCTTTATAACTATGTTGGGCAGCCCTATAAAGCAGCGATTAGGTTGAGAGAAGTGATGTCAACCCTTTATAAAGATCAACCCGACGGATTGTGTGGAAACGAAGATGTAGCTCAAATGTCCGCATGGTATGTTTTATCAGCGTTAGGCATATATCAGGTCGATCCGGCAGGAGGCATATATGTGTTTGGTAGTCCGATAGTCAATCAAGCAATCTTGAATGTAGGAGGAGGAAAAACCTTTAAGATTATTGCCCATAACAACAGTTCAAAAAACATCTACATACAATCCATAAAACTCAATAACCGCTCCTATACTAAGTCCTACATCACCTATCAGGAAATAGTAGCAGGCGGAATACTTGAATTTGAGATGGGAGATAGCCCTTCAACTTTCGGTGCCGCACAGAAAGACAGACCCTAA
- a CDS encoding glycoside hydrolase family 3 N-terminal domain-containing protein, translating into MYRKKFFLGGLMLLISLSVSSSKHILPYKDPHLSVEERTKDLLNRMTLEEKVGQLLCPLGWEMYQIDGHTVRVSEKFKSFLKQKQMGMLWGTYRADPWTKKTLENGLNPEYAAQAGNALQKYIIENTRLGIPIFLAEEAPHGHMAIGTTVFPTGIAMAATWSPHLLQREGEVIAKEIRLQGGHISYGPVLDLARDPRWSRVEETFGEDPVLSASLGAAMVKGLGGGNLNQPYATIATLKHFIAYGVPEGGQNGNPSTVGQRELLTDFLPPFRQAIKAGALSVMTSYNSMDGIPSTANTYLLTEILRKQWDFKGFSISDLYSIEGLQVSHFVAASSQEAALMSLKAGLDADLGGDAFATLVQSVREKKIDEALVDTAVCRLLRLKFSMGLFEHPYVNPQTAKKEVRCQEHICLARECAQKSIVLLKNHHHTLPLSKEIKTVAVVGPNADNVYNMLGDYTAPQEAENVVTVLEGVKNKIGADRVVYAKGCAIRDTTHYELQQALEAARNADVIVAVVGGSSARDFKTSYKETGAAITNSSVVSDMECGEGFDRASLQLMGKQQALLQALKSTGKPLVVIYIEGRSLNKNWTDKHADALLTAWYPGQEGGTAIADILFGDYNPAGRLPVSVPRSVGQIPVYYNKRNPATHDYVEMSSTPLYPFGFGMSYSTFEYSDLKITQKAATCFEVSFKVKNTGKYDGDEVAQLYLRDELASVVQPVKQLKHFQRVFIKKGEEKEISFQLTEEDFSLVDAAMKRVVEPGTFQLQIGSSSDDIRLTDKVEINE; encoded by the coding sequence ATGTATAGAAAGAAATTTTTTCTAGGCGGACTTATGTTATTAATTTCCCTGTCAGTCTCTTCATCCAAACATATTCTGCCTTATAAAGATCCCCATTTATCCGTAGAAGAGCGTACCAAAGACCTCTTGAATCGTATGACTCTGGAAGAGAAAGTAGGGCAATTACTTTGTCCTCTTGGGTGGGAGATGTACCAGATAGACGGGCATACAGTAAGAGTTTCCGAGAAATTCAAATCCTTCCTGAAACAGAAGCAAATGGGTATGCTATGGGGCACCTATCGAGCAGATCCGTGGACTAAAAAAACACTCGAAAACGGATTGAATCCCGAATATGCTGCTCAGGCAGGTAATGCTCTTCAGAAATATATTATAGAAAACACCCGTTTAGGCATTCCTATCTTTTTAGCAGAAGAGGCTCCTCACGGACATATGGCCATCGGTACCACTGTTTTCCCTACAGGTATAGCTATGGCAGCCACATGGTCACCTCATTTGCTGCAAAGAGAAGGCGAAGTAATTGCTAAAGAGATCCGTCTACAAGGCGGACATATCAGTTATGGCCCTGTATTAGATTTAGCCCGTGATCCTCGTTGGTCGCGTGTGGAAGAGACTTTTGGCGAAGATCCCGTTTTGTCCGCTTCATTAGGGGCAGCAATGGTAAAAGGACTGGGCGGGGGCAATCTCAATCAACCCTATGCAACGATTGCAACTCTAAAACACTTTATAGCCTACGGAGTTCCCGAGGGCGGTCAGAATGGAAATCCTTCCACTGTCGGTCAAAGAGAGTTGCTGACAGATTTTCTACCTCCTTTTCGCCAAGCAATAAAAGCCGGTGCATTGTCTGTTATGACCTCCTATAATTCTATGGATGGTATACCTTCTACTGCCAATACATACCTGCTAACCGAAATATTGCGTAAGCAATGGGATTTTAAAGGATTTTCCATATCCGATCTATACAGCATCGAAGGATTGCAAGTGAGCCATTTTGTAGCCGCTTCCTCGCAAGAAGCTGCCTTGATGTCACTAAAAGCAGGCTTGGATGCTGATTTGGGAGGAGATGCTTTTGCCACCTTGGTGCAGTCCGTCCGCGAGAAGAAAATAGATGAAGCCTTGGTCGATACAGCCGTATGTCGCCTTTTGCGTTTAAAGTTTTCTATGGGGCTTTTTGAGCACCCTTATGTAAACCCTCAAACCGCTAAAAAAGAAGTTCGTTGTCAAGAACATATCTGTTTAGCACGAGAATGTGCTCAAAAGTCGATTGTCTTGTTGAAAAATCATCATCATACTCTTCCGTTATCTAAAGAGATAAAGACAGTAGCTGTGGTGGGTCCCAATGCCGATAATGTGTATAACATGCTTGGAGATTATACCGCCCCTCAGGAAGCAGAAAATGTAGTCACCGTTTTAGAAGGAGTTAAGAATAAGATAGGTGCTGATAGAGTGGTATATGCTAAAGGCTGTGCCATTCGTGATACCACACATTATGAATTGCAGCAAGCATTAGAGGCGGCACGTAATGCCGATGTCATTGTTGCCGTGGTAGGAGGGTCAAGCGCACGTGATTTCAAGACGAGCTATAAGGAGACCGGTGCTGCCATCACAAACTCTTCTGTGGTTAGCGATATGGAATGCGGAGAAGGGTTCGACAGAGCCTCTCTACAGTTGATGGGAAAACAGCAAGCTTTACTACAAGCATTAAAGTCTACCGGAAAACCTCTTGTGGTGATTTACATAGAAGGTCGTTCGCTAAATAAAAATTGGACAGATAAACATGCCGATGCCTTGCTTACCGCATGGTATCCCGGGCAGGAGGGTGGAACAGCCATTGCAGACATACTCTTTGGCGATTATAATCCTGCCGGACGTCTGCCTGTATCCGTACCTCGCAGTGTAGGACAGATCCCTGTTTACTATAACAAGAGAAATCCTGCTACTCATGACTATGTAGAGATGTCTTCTACTCCCTTATATCCTTTTGGCTTTGGAATGAGTTATTCCACTTTTGAGTATTCCGATTTGAAGATTACACAAAAAGCAGCGACTTGTTTTGAAGTTTCTTTTAAGGTAAAGAATACAGGAAAGTATGACGGAGACGAAGTTGCTCAACTTTACCTTCGCGATGAATTGGCTTCCGTGGTACAACCGGTGAAGCAGCTAAAGCATTTTCAGCGTGTTTTCATCAAGAAAGGAGAGGAGAAAGAAATTTCTTTTCAGCTTACTGAAGAAGATTTTTCGCTTGTTGATGCGGCTATGAAACGGGTAGTAGAGCCGGGTACTTTTCAACTTCAGATAGGAAGTTCTTCCGATGATATACGTTTAACCGATAAAGTAGAGATCAATGAATAA